The genomic stretch TAATTATCCATTAGTGGTAGTAAATAGAGAAGATTTTGACAAAAAAATTGCTCAAATTAAGTATTTATTAGAAGATTTAATAACAGAATCCCCGGGTCATGATCTGCTAAATAAATTCAATGAAAAAATATTGATCATTGACCAAAAAAGTCAAAAAAAAGACTTAAATTTAACTATAGTTAGTCAAAATAAGATTACTCCTCAAACTTTAGTTAATAGTTTAAAACAAGAATTTGCTGAAAATATTGTATATTCGATCGAGTCTGATATTTTTAATTATACTAACTACCAATCATCAGATGATGATAATTTTAATTTCAAAAATTTGTCTTTAGAATCGGATTTTATTTTATTTATTCTTCATGGAGATATAACGGAATCAGAGAAAAAAGTTATTGAAAAAATTAACATCAACCAAAGAATATTAGTTTTATTTAATGATATAGATTATCCATTATTAGAAGAAAAAAATCTTATTTTTGAAAATATTAAAACTAAACTAAAAGGGATTATTAATGCAGAATTTATTATTAAAATAGCTACTAATACTCAAAAAGTTAAAGTGAAAAAATATATTGATAAAATTAACTATAAAGAGTGGGAAGAAGTATCTCAAGGACAATATAATAGTTTATTTAATACATTAAGAATTACTTTTGAAAAAGAAAAGGAAAATTTAATTATAGCCACATCCTACCGGAACTCGATCGACCTAGAAAAAGAAATCAGGAAAGAATTAAATATTATTAGAAAACAAAAAGCATTACCGTTAATTGAAAAATATCAAATCATTGCTGCTACGGCTACTTTTGCTAATCCTGTTTCTAGTTTAGATTTATTAGCAACAGCGGCTATCAATACTCAAATGCTCATAGATTTAAGTGCTATTTATAAACAATCATTATCTGTTAATCAAGGAAAAGAAATCTCGATCGAACTAGCAAAATTAATGGTTAAATTAGGCATAGTAGAAGTTTCTAGTCGAATGATTACTACTATTTTAAAAAGTAATGCGGTTACTTTTATCGCCGGAGGAATTATTCAAGGAATTAGTGCAGCTTATTTAACTCGTCTTTGTGGTTTAAGTTTAATTGAATATTATGAAGTTGCAGAATTAAAAGATAATGAAGGAATTAATTTAAGTGTTATTAAAGAGAAATTACAGTTAATTTTTCAACAAAATCGTGATAATAATTTCTTCAATAAATTTATCCAAAAAACTTCTTTACAATTCCAAAATAGTTAATGGACATCAAACTCTTGTAAAAAAAAATACGAAATTATTACAAGAGTCTTTCTCTGTTATTCAATAGAAGACCATGCTTGTATGGCTATTGGAACAATAGGTGTTATGAGTTCGACGATCGCTTCTGCATAAGCTCCGATTTCACTTTGAGCGCCCTCCCCTCTACGCAAATCAATGAAATTCAATAAGGCTTGTAAGCTGACAGTCCAAACCCAACTTGTATAAACGGAGGGTATTAAAACCCCTCTTGCTTGTTCTCTACCAACTCCCAGTGCTAATAATTGACTATAGGCTTTATAACTAGCCTCACATTGTTGTTTATAAATGGAAATTGCCAAATTATTGTCTTCTACATCTAAACTACCGATCGTGGCTTGTTTATTATTCTTCGATTGTTTTCTAAAAACTTGAGGAATATAAAACTCATTACTATCATCGATCGCAACATATCTGAAACTCTTTTCGTTCCATCCCAACTGCTCGTCATTATGATTACTTGCAACAATATGCTTGTACCACTGGCGTGCTATAAAAAGAGGGGCTTTAACTTTAAATTTAAAGACAACCCCTCGAAAAGGACTGGTATGATTATGAGTTATTAAATAGTTAATTAACTTAATATCTTTCTCATTTAACTCTTTAGAACTTTTCTCAAAGGATGCTCTTGCATCATTAACAATACTTAAATCATTACCCATAAAATCTATGAGTTCTATTTTACTTTTTCCATCTTTTAAGGGATCTTTATAATTCATAATAATTATAGTATTTTTATGGTAATATTAAACAATTTATTTACTAATTTTTTATTCTTAAATAACTTCGTCTATCTATGAGTATAATATCAAAAATTTCTCTGAGATTTTTAATCATTTTCTTCTTACCTTATTACTTATTAGTTTGTTTTAACCAAAATTCTATTTTTTAAAATTAACTTTCTAATTCGGCTAATTCCATCCATTTTGTGGTTGCTATATCTATTTCTTGATTAATATTAGCTAATTCCAGGGTTAATTTATTTAAGGTTTCATAATCTTGTTTAGCAATATATAATTTTGTCTCGACTTCTGTTTTTTTTATTTCTAAACTAGGAATTATTTTTGTCTCTAGTTTCTCTAATTCTTTTCTTTGATAATTAGACATTTTTCTTATATTTGTACTAAAGTTTTGGTCTTTTACTTCTACATTTTTACTTTGTTTTACTACTTTGTTATTAGCATTTTTTTCTTCTTGTAATTGTTTTTCCTGTTTCTTTTTATAATCTAAATAAACTGAGTAATTACCCGGATATTGACGCAAATTTCCATTACTTTCAAAAGTAAAAATAGTATCTACGGTTCGATCGAGAAAGTACCGATCATGAGATACTACTATTACACAACCCTTAAAAGACTCGATATATTCTTCTAAAACTGCCAAAGTTTGTACATCTAAATCGTTAGTAGGTTCATCCAAAATTAATACATTTGGATTACTAATTAGCATTCTGAGCAAAAATAAACGGCGTTTTTCCCCTCCTGAAAGTTTAGCAATAGGAGAATATTGTTGATTGGGTGTAAATAAAAATCTCTCTAGCAGTTGAGATGCACTAATTTGACTTCCGTCAGAAGTTTCGATATAAGTAGCTACATCTTTAATATATTCGATCGCGCGTTGTTCATTTTGGGCTGCGGTGATTAAACTGTCAGAATGTTGATCAAAATAACCAATATGAATAGTACTACCTATCTCTACTTTACCGTTATCTGGCTCGATAGTAGCCATGATTAAATTCATCAAAGTTGATTTACCAACACCGTTACCGCCAATAATACCGACTCTGTCATCTGGGGCAAACTCATAGGTAAAATCTTTAATTAAAGTACGATCGCCAAAGGATTTGCTAATATTATCTAATTCGATGACTTTTTTACCGATACGACGACTAGGAGTATCAATTTCTACTTTACCTTGAGTTTGTTTAAACTCCTTATCCTTCATTTCATAGACACGATCGATTCTGGCTTTTTGTTTCGTACTACGGGCTTTAGGCCCTTTTTTAAGCCACTCTAACTCCCGTCTTAATACCCCTTGATGTTTTCTCTGACTACTAGCTACTGATTCCTCTGCTAACGCCTTCTTCTCAAGATAATAACTATAGTTTCCACTATAACTATACATATCTCCTCGATCGATTTCCAGAATACGAGTTGTAACTTGATCTAAAAAATATCGATCGTGGGTAATAAGGAAAATTGCACCTTGAAACTTTTGCAAATATTCCTGTAACCATTGCACCGACTCCGCATCAAGATGGTTAGTAGGCTCATCCATTAATAATAAATCAGGTTCAGCCATCAAAGCAGAAGCAAGGGCAACTCTTTTACGATAACCCCCCGATAAATCCCCCATTTTTGCCTCAAAATCACTAATTCCTAACTTATCTAGGATAATTTTGGCGTTAGTTTCTAAATCCCAAGCATTAGCCCCATTGATTTTTTCTGTTACTCGTTCTAATTTACCCATCAACTGCTCTTGAGTTATAGTATCAGCATGAGCGATACGATGAGATAAATCTTCATATTCTTTAATCCACTGCATTTGTTCGCCACTATAGACGAAAACTTGCTCTAAAACAGTGTTATTTGCCTCAATTTCTGGTTGTTGAGGAAGATATATAATTTTTGAACCTGATTTCACCACCATTTCCCCTCCATCATGGGGCTCTAATCCTGCTAAAATTTTGAGGAGAGTTGATTTTCCCGAACCATTAACTCCAATTAAACCAACTTTATCATTATCATCGATACTGAAACTAGCACCTTTAAGAATTTCTTTAATCCCAAAATCTTTTTTGAGAGATTGTACCGTGATAATCGTCATTTTAATTATTAGTAATTGATAATTATTTTATTTGAAATTGTAAATTTGTAGTTACACTTATTTTCAAAACTTATAATAACATATAACTGTTAGCTTTTAGCTTTTAGCCTTTTTTCCATTAAAGAATAAGTAATCAATTACTAATGTTAACCAGAAATTTTACTTCACAATAGCTAATTACTGATACACTTAAATTTTAGTTAGTTTTTTTTTAATAAGATGTCTCACCATAGAGAACAAAATTTGGATAAGTTTCAATTATCTTTATATTTAATGCCTTTATTTGGACCGATTTGGGCTTTAATTAATCTTAAATTTTTCCCTTATAATCTCAATTCTGAACAGAAAAAAACTAGCCGTATATCTTTGCGATTGGGATTAGCTTGGTTAATTACTTATAGTACTTTATGGGCTGGAGGAAGTCTTACATCAGATTTGCTTTCTATTCGTTTACTTTATTTTAATGGTATTATTACCACCACTTATTTTTTAATTTGTTTAATTTTAATTACCAGACTCTGGAGTAAGAAAAATTAGCAAGGTTGATGGTTAATTGGTATAATCATGGATTGCTCATTGTTAATTAAATAAAATGTCCATCCGTCAACAGCCGAGAAGAACTGCTAGAATATTAGCCTTACTTAGTTTAAGTCAAATAAAAATTAAATCTGACACTTTAGAAGATATTGAAATCAATGATCTGATTTTGGGTGCAATTCGCACTTTGACTTTAGAAATTGAAAGTACTATTGAAACCGCCTCTGATGAGTTAAATCGTAGTAATGATCATTTATTTAAGAGTGATACTCGTGCTACTAATATTGGTAGTGCAAAAAGTATGTTAAAAGATGCGATCGTATTAACCCAAAAAGCGATTAATCGTATAGGTAATATTATTGAAATACCTGAGTTTGTGCAATTATCTCGACAACACGAAGTGAGAGAATATGCCTTAGAATTAATTGGTACAGTCGATCGACGTAAAACAGAAATTGAGGCTATTTTAAATGAGGTAATGATAGATTGGACATTAAACCGTCTTACCCAAATTGATGCTAATATTCTACGGTTAGCTGTGGCAGAAATGACTTTTTTAAATATAGAACATAAAGTAGCTATTAATGAAGCGATCGAGATTGCGAAAAATTACTCCGATGAAGACGGTTATCGTTTTATCAACGGGGTGTTAAGAAAAGTTAGCGACAAAATCAAACAATAATTTACCAAGGGTGAACTATAAAATTATAGGTCAACAGAGGGAAAAGACAACCGGCAACAGGGAAAACTATAGCGTTTCTTACAATGATGAGGTACAATTTTGAGATGAAAAAATGTAGACGATATTAACATTAATCTAATGCGTCCCTACTCTTTGGATTTAAGACAAAAGATTATTCATGCTCGTGAAAAGCAACAATGCTCCATTCGTCAATTAGCTAAGAATTTTGGTGTGGCAAAAAGTTTTGTACAAAAGATAATCAAGCAGTATCAAGAAACTGGGGATCTCAAACCTCGTCATTCAGGGGGAAGACCCCCCAAAATAAATCCTGAACAAACGGTTGTCCTGTTAGAAATTATCAACGAAAATAATGATGCTACTCTCTGGGAATTAGCCGAGTTATTTGAGAAAAAAACTGGACTTAAACTCAGTACATCGACTATTGACAGAATCAGTCGTAAATTTGACGATACTGTCAAAAAAAAACACTGTATGCCACAGAAAAACATAGTGAGAGAGTTCAACAAAAAAGATCTGAATATTGGGATAAAGTGAGAGAAATTAATGAAGAGGACTTAATTTTTGTGGACGAATCGGGAAGTAATTTAGCAATGCTTCGCCTTTATGGTAGGGCAAAAAAAGGGTACAGAGTCAGAGGAGAAAAACCCCAGAAAAGAGGGGGTAATGTTTCTATAGTGACGGCAATATCCTTAAAGGAAGTAGTAGCATCAAGAAATATTTATGGTTCTGTAGATGGATTAACTTTTGAGGCTTTTGTGATCAGAGATTTAGTGCCCAAATTATGGGTGGGAGCTTGTGTAGTTATGGATAATGCAAAAATTCATTTAGGAGAAACAATTAGAAAGGAAATAGAGAAAGTGGGGGCATCATTGGTGTATTTATCACCCTATTCCCCAGATTTTTCACCCATTGAAAATTTTTGGTCGAAAGTCAAAAATCAGATCAGAAAACTAAAACCGAGAAATTATCATGATCTAGTAGAGGCGATTGGAAAAGCCATGGAGCAAGTAACACAGTTAGATATGCACAATTGGTTCACCCATTGCTGTTACTGTACCTCATCATTCTGATAAATGCTATAATAAGAATTGATTACTTCAATTATAGTCATTAAAAATAAGAATGAGACACTTAACTGTCACAATAACTGCGGATTATTTCATCTAAACTAATATCTTCTTTACTATACATTCTTGCCCTTTTTAATGCACTAAAATCATGTTCAATATCATTAAAGTCAGGAGAATAAGTTGGCAAAAATATCACTTGATGCCCTGCATTTTCTACTAACTCTTTTATTTTATTTTTTCTATGAATTGGTGCATTATCCATGATCAGTATTGAAAATTCTTTCAGGGATGGTAATAAATATTTTACAAGCCACACTTCAAAACTTTCTGCATTTAAACTTCCCCTGAAAATCATTGGTGCAATAAAGTCTCTTTCTTTTTTTCTTCTTCCTGCTACTAAACTTTCTCTTTTTCCTCGTTTTCCTTGCTTATTTCCATAAATTTTTTTCCCTTTTTTTGACCATCCATAAATACAACTACTTTTTTCTTCAAACCCAGATTCGTCAATAAATACAAGACTTTTGATGCCATGTTTTTTTACTAATTCTCTTATTGTTATTAAGTATTTTATTCTCTCTGTACTATTTCTCTCTCTATAGCGTAACTGTTTTTTTTTCTAGTAATCTTCATTCTTTTAAAAGCATAAGATATAGCGGGAACTGTTACTCCAAACTTGTTTGCTCTCTCAATTAATTTATCATCGGGATTTTCTATCACATCACGGTATAATGCTGACCAATTTAATTTGCGATGTCGATATTTCACGATAGTTGGTTTTAAATTTTCTCTGGTTAACCAGCGATATATTGAAGCTCTTGATACCCCGAAAATTCTACTTGCTTTAGTTACACTACCTTTATTCTCTACATCGTCAATAACCTTTTCTCTCAATTCTAAATTATGATACATTATAGTATTAGTAAAATCTGAATATTTGTTGATTTTAATTCTATCACTAACTGTCTCAGTGTTATTTTAAATAACTATATTTATAAATATTTCTCCCATTTCCTACCATCACCAAAATACTTTTTCAGCAACCCCTATTTAGAGTTAAGGGCATCTTTTAGTCCATCTCCAATATAGTTAATACTTAATACTGTGAAAAATATTGCCAACCCCGGAAATATTGCCATATAAGGAGCAGATGTGAGATAATTTTGAGCATCATACAACATCCTTCCCCATGTAGGAATATCTGGGGGAAAGCCTAATCCTAAAAAGCTAAGGGTAGATTCTACAATAATGGCATTACCAACGGCAAGGGTAGCGGCAACGATAATAACACTGAAAACATTGGGAAGAATATGGACTAGAATTATACGTCCTGAATTTGCTCCCAAACTTTTGGCGGCGGCAATAAATTCTCTTTCTTTGATTTGTAAAAATGAACCTCTGACTAATCTTGCCACAGACATCCAATTTAGTAAACCTATAACAAAAACAACTAAGACGAAAATCCCTATTTGGGCTCCAAAAATTTCTTTGATGGCATCCCGAAACAAATAAACTATTAATAATAAAACAGGTAACTGAGGTAAGGATAAAAATATATCCGTTAATCTCATCAAAATATTATCCAGAATACCGCCAAAATAACCTGCGATCGAGCCTATAATTGTCCCTATAATTATAGAAACTATCATGGCTGAAATTCCCACTGTCAAAGAAATTCTACCGCCAAATAAAGCTCTTGCTAGTTGATCTTGACCTAGATCATTTGTACCAAATGGATGTTGCCAACTGGGGGGGAGAGTAGATTGTGCAAAATTAATTTTATCAATTGAAGTTTGATAAACGATCGGTAAGAATAGAATACTGACAATGATCACAATTAAGGTTAATAATCCTGCGATCGCCATTTTATCTTTACTAAATTTACGCCAAAACATGGAATATAATTAAGAAAATATTTAATAATTTTAATTTAGGTATTTTTTTCACTTAAAACCTTAATTAAATCATCTTTTTTCATTTTACTAATCCCAACAATACCTCTTTTTTTTGCCATCGCTTTTAAATTTACTGCTGTCATAGTTCTAAGTATATTAACATCAATAATATTATTAGGCAAAGACTCTGTCATATTTTCTCTTTAAAGTTAAAGTCGCCGCCATATTAACACTTGTGGTAGTTTTACCAACACCACCTTTATTGTTATAAACAGTTATGGTTAAGGCTTGATTCCGTTTTTCAATTTGACGACGAAAATCAGCGATTATCTCATCAATATTTCCTTCTTCCAGAGAAATACATTCAGAGGCAGGAAAAACTACCTTTCCATGACGGCGAAATAATTGGAGATGAATTGAATTAGTAATCATCCCCCATTGAGCTTGACGACAGTTAGGGGCTAAAAGATATTGTTTTAGTTGTTTTACCGTACTATTATATTGAGGACTTCCTTGAGCTAAATTAATTTCTTTGCCTTTTAATTCTAGTAACAAATAAGGATTTGTTTTAGTAAATAAAAAAACATCATCTCCAACAGTTTTTCTTGCTGCTCGATCGACAAATTTTCCATTACCATCAGGATATTGTGGATAAATTTCTTGATCTTCAAATCCCAAGGCATTTAATAAAACAGACGCAAAATTAACATCAATAACTGCTTCACTAGCGTTTTCAGGAAGATTGAATAATAATTTACTAAGATTAGTTGTCTTATTCATGAACAAGTTTTTGTTTTAGATAGATTTAACTTTAATTATCAATATATTTCAAAAATAGAAAAACTAATACTTAAATAACTTTGATCTTGGAGTACTACTATACCATCTAAACAATACTTTTCCTAATAATTTGGGATCGTGACGTACATAAGTACTTTCTTGATTTTCGCTCATGATGTTGGCTTGAACAATTCTTCTACCTAATTTAACCACTTCTTCTCGATCGAGATATACTGGATGACAATGTTTTAGGGCATATTTTCTTAATACTTCTTCCGATGGCGATCGTCCTTGTACTAACACTGCATCAAATATTTTACCACCACAAACTTGGTCGATTGCTCTAATATGATCACTTACAGTATAACTATCGGTTTCTCCTTTTTGGGTCATTATATTACAGATATAAATTTTAGGAGCAGAACTTTTAGCGATCGCCTCTCGAATTTCTGGTACAAGTAAATTAGGAATAATGCTAGTGTATAAACTACCTGGCCCCATGATAATATATTCTGCTTGTTGAATGGCTTTAATCACTGCGGTTGTTGCCGGAGGATAAGAAGGATTACACCCCACTTCCACAATTTTCCCACCCGCTTCGGGGATATTAGACTCCCCTTCTACCACTCTACCATCCGCAAACCTAGCCCATAAAGTCACATCACTTAACGTTGCCGGTAAAACCCTTCCTCTAATAGCTAATACTTTTGAACTAGCCTCGATCGCACCTTCCAAATCTCCTGTTATCTCTGTCATCGCCGTTAAAAAAAGATTACCAAAACTATGGCCATTTAATCCCTCTCCTGCGGTAAAACGATATTGGAATAACTCCGTCAACAATTTTTCCTCATCGGCTAAAGCCGCAATGCAATTGCGAATATCCCCCGGTGGTAACATTCCCATTTCCCGACGTAACCTACCCGAAGAACCACCATCATCAGCTACCGTAACAATAGCCGTAATATTAGCACTATAATCCTTAATTCCCCTCAATAAAGTCGATAAACCCGTACCACCACCGATAGCAACGACTTTTGTGCCACGATTTAAACGACGATAATTCCACAAAACCTCGATTAAATCCTCATCACTATTAGGTTTTAAAACCTCTGTAATAGAGCCTAAAGTGCGAGTTTGTCCCCAATATAATAAAAATAAACCAATAATTAAAACGAGAGGCCCTGAAATATAACTAGGAATATTATTAGTAATTTTATTAAGAAGCTCAATAACAAAGTCTAAAAAGCGATAAATGGGAGTTAATTTAGTCCAAATAGCCAAGCCTAACACCGTCATTAAAATGCCGATCATGCTAGTAAGTAACCAACGTTTAACCAGAATACCCGGTGATAACCATTTGTACAGGTGATTGACTTTTTTACGACCGTTACGACTATTAACCATAAAATTGGTGATTCTAACAACGAACAATGAATAGTGAACCATTAACAATCTAATCTTAACCGTCAACCGTCAACTGTCAAGAGTCAACTTTCTTAAACGGCTGAATACATGATACAATTTTCTTTATAGCTAGGGGTGTCTAAAAAATTAGGCTGAGAAAAACCCTTAGAACCTGAGACTGGGTAATACCAGCGTAGGAAAGCTGTTTATTGAGGACAAAATATGAGAACAGAATGGATAGCTAAACGTAGTGGACAAGCTAATGTATCCCAGATGCACTATGCCCGTCAAGGTGTGATAACGGAAGAAATGCACTATGTAGCGAAAAGAGAGAATTTACCCGTTGATTTAATTCGGGATGAAGTGGCAAGAGGAAGAATGATTATTCCAGCGAATATCAATCATCCTAATCTTGAACCTATGGCGATCGGTATTGCTTCTAAGTGTAAAGTAAATGCTAACATTGGTGCATCTCCCAATAGTTCTAACATCGATGAAGAAGTCGCTAAACTACATTTAGCTGTCAAATATGGTGCTGATACTTTAATGGATTTATCGACAGGAGGCGGTAACTTAGACGAAATTCGTACCGCAATTATTAAGGCTTCTCCTATTCCCATCGGTACTGTACCTATTTATCAAGCCTTAGAGAGTGTTCATGGTAACATTGAAAATCTTACTCCTGATGACTTTTTACATATCATCGAAAAACACGCTCAACAGGGTGTGGATTACATGACCATTCACGCAGGAATTTTAATTGAACATTTACCCTTAGTGCGTAATCGTATTACTGGTATTGTTTCTCGTGGCGGTGGTATTATCGCTCGTTGGATGTTGCATCACCATAAACAAAACCCTCTTTATACTCATTTTGACGAAATTATCGAAATTTTCAAAAAATACGATGTTTCTTTTAGTTTAGGGGATTCTCTACGCCCCGGTTGTACCCATGATGCTTCTGATGAAGCACAATTAGCCGAGTTAAAAACTTTAGGACAATTAACTCGCAGAGCATGGGAACATGATGTTCAGGTTATGGTAGAAGGACCCGGTCATGTACCGATGGATCAAATTGAGTTTAACGTAAAAAAACAGATGGAAGAGTGTTCTGAAGCACCTTTTTATGTGTTAGGGCCTCTCGTTACTGATATTGCACCGGGTTATGACCATATTACCAGTGCGATCGGTGCGGCTATGGCTGGTTGGTATGGTACGGCAATGTTATGTTATGTCACTCCAAAAGAACATTTAGGCTTACCGAATGCTGAAGATGTGCGTAATGGTTTAATTGCTTATAAAATTGCGGCTCATGCGGCAGATATTGCCCGTCATCGCCCCGGTGCCAGAGATCGAGATGATGAATTATCGAAAGCTCGTTATAACTTCGACTGGAATCGTCAATTTGAGCTATCTTTAGATCCCGAACGTGCTAAAGAATATCATGATGAGACATTACCTGCAGATATTTATAAAACTGCGGAATTTTGCTCTATGTGTGGCCCTAAATTCTGTCCCATGCAAACCAAAGTTGATGCGGATGCGCTTACTGAGTTAGAAAAATTCTTAGCAAAAGAAAGTGAAGTCGTAGCAATGGCTAAATAATTACTTTTTAGGGTGGGCATTGCTCACCTTTAACCTAGTCAAAATAGATAAAATATTCAAAAATTTATTACTAATATATCTCTCAGTACTGTGCATTTTTATTTATAAACATTCTCTTAGTAACTAATTCTCTTATTTTTTTGCAACTATGCACATAAAAGGTACAACAAAATTATTAGGTATTATCGGTGATCCGATCGAACATTCTAAGTCCCCAGTGATGCAAAATGCGGCGATCGAGATGTTAAATTTAGATTATGTATATGTCCCTTTTGAGGTGAAAAAGGAAGACTTAGAAATAGTTTTTAAAGGGTTTCAGGCAATAAATTTAAGGGGTTTTAACGTTACTATCCCCCATAAAGAAAATGTGATCTCTTTTTTAACAAAAATAACAGACACTGCTAAAAAAATTGGTGCTGTCAATACTGTTTGGTTAGGGGGGGAAGGTTGGCACGGCACAAATACTGACATTGATGGTTTTATTGCCCCTTTGAAAGAGTTAAATCGAGATTGGACTAAAATTACTCCTATGGTTTTGGGTGCGGGTGGTGCTAGTCGAGCTGTAATTGTGGGATGTGAGCAATTAGGATGTCAGGAAGTTAGAGTTATTGGTAGAAATCTTGAGAAATTAGAAGCATTAAAAGATAGTTTTGCCTATAGTAATCTTAATTGTCAAATATCAGTTTATTCTTGGGATAAGTTAACAAACTTGATTCCTGATAGTGAGTTAATTGTCAACACGACTCCTATTGGAATGTACCCAAATATTGACAATTCTCCCTTGACAAAAGAGCAAAATAGATTAGTAAAACAAAATACGATCGCTTATGATTTAATATATACTCCTCGTCCTACCTTGTTTTTACAACAGGCACAACTACAAGGTGCAATAATTATTGATGGTAGCGAGATGTTAGTGCAACAAGGTGCTGTTGGGTTTGAAATTTGGACACAAAAACAAGCCCCTATAGAAATTATGCGTCAAGCATTACTCAATCTTTGATCAATAAAATTATACTAATATCATTACCTATCACTTATTACTTATTCTTTATTTTAGATTTGCTCTAGCATCCATCACCGCTAAGATAAAAAATACTATAGTTAGAGGGACACTGAGGAATAGAATAATTGTTGTATTTATTTGCCCTAATTGCGGCATTCCTGATGATAATTCAAACACAGAACCAACAGAAGCGATCGCCGTTACACAAGAAAGAAGTAGCAATACGCCACTTTTAGGAGTCATGTACATAAGTAGTTTTTGATCTTTTAATTGCATTATTTACTTAAGTCTTTTTAGCATGATCAGGAAACAATTATCAATCAAAATCTAAGAAATCATTTAAAATAGAAATGAAATT from Geminocystis sp. NIES-3709 encodes the following:
- the thyX gene encoding FAD-dependent thymidylate synthase, whose product is MNYKDPLKDGKSKIELIDFMGNDLSIVNDARASFEKSSKELNEKDIKLINYLITHNHTSPFRGVVFKFKVKAPLFIARQWYKHIVASNHNDEQLGWNEKSFRYVAIDDSNEFYIPQVFRKQSKNNKQATIGSLDVEDNNLAISIYKQQCEASYKAYSQLLALGVGREQARGVLIPSVYTSWVWTVSLQALLNFIDLRRGEGAQSEIGAYAEAIVELITPIVPIAIQAWSSIE
- a CDS encoding ABC transporter permease; protein product: MFWRKFSKDKMAIAGLLTLIVIIVSILFLPIVYQTSIDKINFAQSTLPPSWQHPFGTNDLGQDQLARALFGGRISLTVGISAMIVSIIIGTIIGSIAGYFGGILDNILMRLTDIFLSLPQLPVLLLIVYLFRDAIKEIFGAQIGIFVLVVFVIGLLNWMSVARLVRGSFLQIKEREFIAAAKSLGANSGRIILVHILPNVFSVIIVAATLAVGNAIIVESTLSFLGLGFPPDIPTWGRMLYDAQNYLTSAPYMAIFPGLAIFFTVLSINYIGDGLKDALNSK
- a CDS encoding YcjF family protein, coding for MTISIKKPILVAGVSLSFLLWIGESLKNSVNEAGDFSLLGLTLIGSLWLFWQRKKNNKVINNYPLVVVNREDFDKKIAQIKYLLEDLITESPGHDLLNKFNEKILIIDQKSQKKDLNLTIVSQNKITPQTLVNSLKQEFAENIVYSIESDIFNYTNYQSSDDDNFNFKNLSLESDFILFILHGDITESEKKVIEKININQRILVLFNDIDYPLLEEKNLIFENIKTKLKGIINAEFIIKIATNTQKVKVKKYIDKINYKEWEEVSQGQYNSLFNTLRITFEKEKENLIIATSYRNSIDLEKEIRKELNIIRKQKALPLIEKYQIIAATATFANPVSSLDLLATAAINTQMLIDLSAIYKQSLSVNQGKEISIELAKLMVKLGIVEVSSRMITTILKSNAVTFIAGGIIQGISAAYLTRLCGLSLIEYYEVAELKDNEGINLSVIKEKLQLIFQQNRDNNFFNKFIQKTSLQFQNS
- the nusB gene encoding transcription antitermination factor NusB — protein: MSIRQQPRRTARILALLSLSQIKIKSDTLEDIEINDLILGAIRTLTLEIESTIETASDELNRSNDHLFKSDTRATNIGSAKSMLKDAIVLTQKAINRIGNIIEIPEFVQLSRQHEVREYALELIGTVDRRKTEIEAILNEVMIDWTLNRLTQIDANILRLAVAEMTFLNIEHKVAINEAIEIAKNYSDEDGYRFINGVLRKVSDKIKQ
- a CDS encoding IS630 family transposase (programmed frameshift), with the protein product MRPYSLDLRQKIIHAREKQQCSIRQLAKNFGVAKSFVQKIIKQYQETGDLKPRHSGGRPPKINPEQTVVLLEIINENNDATLWELAELFEKKTGLKLSTSTIDRISRKFDDTGQKKTLYATEKHSERVQQKRSEYWDKVREINEEDLIFVDESGSNLAMLRLYGRAKKGYRVRGEKPQKRGGNVSIVTAISLKEVVASRNIYGSVDGLTFEAFVIRDLVPKLWVGACVVMDNAKIHLGETIRKEIEKVGASLVYLSPYSPDFSPIENFWSKVKNQIRKLKPRNYHDLVEAIGKAMEQVTQLDMHNWFTHCCYCTSSF
- a CDS encoding ABC-F family ATP-binding cassette domain-containing protein, with protein sequence MTIITVQSLKKDFGIKEILKGASFSIDDNDKVGLIGVNGSGKSTLLKILAGLEPHDGGEMVVKSGSKIIYLPQQPEIEANNTVLEQVFVYSGEQMQWIKEYEDLSHRIAHADTITQEQLMGKLERVTEKINGANAWDLETNAKIILDKLGISDFEAKMGDLSGGYRKRVALASALMAEPDLLLMDEPTNHLDAESVQWLQEYLQKFQGAIFLITHDRYFLDQVTTRILEIDRGDMYSYSGNYSYYLEKKALAEESVASSQRKHQGVLRRELEWLKKGPKARSTKQKARIDRVYEMKDKEFKQTQGKVEIDTPSRRIGKKVIELDNISKSFGDRTLIKDFTYEFAPDDRVGIIGGNGVGKSTLMNLIMATIEPDNGKVEIGSTIHIGYFDQHSDSLITAAQNEQRAIEYIKDVATYIETSDGSQISASQLLERFLFTPNQQYSPIAKLSGGEKRRLFLLRMLISNPNVLILDEPTNDLDVQTLAVLEEYIESFKGCVIVVSHDRYFLDRTVDTIFTFESNGNLRQYPGNYSVYLDYKKKQEKQLQEEKNANNKVVKQSKNVEVKDQNFSTNIRKMSNYQRKELEKLETKIIPSLEIKKTEVETKLYIAKQDYETLNKLTLELANINQEIDIATTKWMELAELES
- a CDS encoding Rho termination factor N-terminal domain-containing protein, translated to MTESLPNNIIDVNILRTMTAVNLKAMAKKRGIVGISKMKKDDLIKVLSEKNT